A window from Parasteatoda tepidariorum isolate YZ-2023 unplaced genomic scaffold, CAS_Ptep_4.0 HiC_scaffold_440, whole genome shotgun sequence encodes these proteins:
- the LOC139424868 gene encoding uncharacterized protein codes for MLKELLRRNLGKACLNYEELYTVVCECEALPNSRPLTYLSEEPSDLVPLTPSLFLQDQTEFCVDDHDQNDMQNLRKRAKHLHSIKQKLKTRFYKEYNSLLKQSRHSHQSPLEVGDLISSDNKKRVDWPLAKVIEIYKGRDGVSRVAKVKTQNGEIVRPFQRLFRLETTGIVSKTLRSTVKPVKL; via the coding sequence ATGTTGAAGGAATTGTTGAGACGGAATTTAGGAAAAGCGTGTCTTAACTACGAAGAACTGTACACcgttgtgtgtgaatgtgaagCTCTACCTAATAGTAGACCTCTTACTTACCTCTCCGAAGAACCATCAGATCTAGTGCCATTAACTCCTTCTCTCTTTTTACAGGATCAGACTGAATTTTGTGTTGATGATCACGATCAGAATGATATGCAGAATCTTCGCAAACGCGCGAAACACCTTCACTCCATTaagcaaaaactaaaaacacgtttctataaagaatataattcgCTCCTTAAGCAATCCAGACACTCTCATCAATCCCCACTTGAAGTGGGAGATCTAATCAGTTCAGATAATAAAAAACGTGTTGATTGGCCTCTAGccaaagtaattgaaatttataaaggaCGTGATGGTGTTTCCCGAGTTGCGAAGGTTAAGACTCAAAATGGTGAAATAGTTCGACCATTTCAACGATTATTTCGTTTAGAAACAACAGGTATTGTAAGTAAAACTCTAAGATCAACAGTCAAACCTGTTAAGCTGTAA